A single Cellulomonas sp. SLBN-39 DNA region contains:
- a CDS encoding SURF1 family protein: protein MAQTSWWRAALRPRMLGLLVVLLAAAAVCARLGVWQLERAEIRGASAEERRLAQIADAPPEDLAAVLPAGASFTGDMVARKVEATGTYDVAGQLLVTGRAHDGSTDGVLVVAPLHVDGPDGEVVLPVVRGWLDAGAEIPPAPGGEVRVVGWLQAGEEAGTPVVDGSTDAISPAQLAATWGGRLLTGYLVLQSADPADAAQLEPLDPPTRAGTGLNVQNLAYAAQWWIFGAFAVALWVRLVRDEAAGPVALPGDAPAAGPDPDGAPDPDPDPATSTDRDDGRGTARPTVSA from the coding sequence GTGGCCCAGACCTCCTGGTGGCGCGCGGCGCTGCGCCCGCGCATGCTCGGCCTGCTCGTGGTCCTCCTCGCCGCTGCAGCGGTGTGCGCCCGGCTGGGCGTCTGGCAGCTCGAGCGGGCCGAGATCCGGGGCGCGTCCGCCGAGGAGCGTCGCCTGGCCCAGATCGCCGACGCCCCGCCCGAGGACCTGGCCGCGGTGCTGCCCGCCGGGGCGTCGTTCACCGGTGACATGGTCGCGCGCAAGGTCGAGGCGACCGGCACCTACGACGTGGCCGGGCAGCTGCTCGTCACGGGTCGGGCCCACGACGGGTCGACGGACGGCGTCCTCGTGGTCGCACCGCTGCACGTGGACGGTCCCGACGGCGAGGTCGTCCTGCCGGTCGTGCGCGGCTGGCTCGACGCCGGCGCGGAGATCCCGCCCGCGCCGGGCGGCGAGGTGCGCGTGGTCGGCTGGCTGCAGGCGGGGGAGGAGGCCGGGACCCCCGTCGTCGACGGGAGCACCGACGCGATCAGCCCCGCGCAGCTCGCTGCGACGTGGGGCGGGCGTCTGCTCACCGGGTACCTCGTGCTCCAGTCCGCCGACCCTGCCGACGCGGCGCAGCTCGAGCCCCTGGACCCCCCGACCCGCGCCGGGACCGGGCTCAACGTGCAGAACCTCGCCTACGCGGCGCAGTGGTGGATCTTCGGTGCGTTCGCCGTCGCCCTGTGGGTGCGCCTCGTCCGTGACGAGGCGGCGGGACCCGTCGCGCTGCCCGGCGACGCACCCGCCGCCGGCCCCGACCCGGACGGCGCCCCGGACCCGGACCCGGACCCGGCCACGAGCACCGACCGGGACGACGGCCGGGGCACCGCCCGTCCGACCGTGTCCGCCTGA